The following are encoded together in the Dickeya lacustris genome:
- the dgt gene encoding dGTPase: protein MPDIDFAKKISFQRPFSKPKDKTEASAIEREFESDRGRIINSAAIRRLQQKTQVFPLERNAAVRSRLTHSMEVQQVGRYIAKEVLGQLRKNGRLDALGLSGLESPFESLIEMACLMHDIGNPPFGHFGEAAINKWFRQRLMPECALPSAQGDPCQVPCLRWDEQHDPALNALRSQIRHDLSHFEGNAQAIRLVHSLLKLNLTYAQVACILKYTRPAYWAQAVPEQYDYLMKKPGFYLSEEAFVAQLRSELGMGEFHRHPLTYIMEAADDISYCIADLEDAVEKKIVTYQQLYERLEQAWGTRAEKDVFSHTIERAYAERKHMQGRSESDQFFMKLRVNVVNTLVGYVTRRFIEHLPALYDGSFNHSLLEESKDDYGRLLKIFKDVARKFVFNHHEVEQLELQGDRIIRGLLDIYSPLLHMPHADFCQLVAEETHPRYPIETRLYHKLSSKHCHAYREATRALSALSTPEQVIWEYYYRARLILDYISGMTDLYAYDEYRRLMATD, encoded by the coding sequence ATGCCTGATATCGATTTCGCGAAAAAAATCAGTTTTCAACGGCCATTTAGCAAACCGAAAGACAAGACGGAAGCCAGTGCGATTGAGCGCGAGTTTGAAAGCGACCGGGGGCGCATCATCAATTCAGCCGCCATTCGCCGTTTACAGCAAAAAACGCAGGTGTTTCCGTTAGAGCGCAACGCCGCCGTGCGCTCGCGCCTGACACATTCGATGGAAGTGCAGCAGGTCGGGCGCTATATCGCCAAAGAGGTGCTGGGGCAACTGCGTAAAAATGGCAGACTCGACGCGCTGGGGTTAAGCGGTCTGGAGTCGCCGTTTGAGAGCCTGATAGAGATGGCGTGCTTAATGCATGACATCGGCAACCCACCATTTGGGCATTTTGGCGAGGCGGCGATTAATAAGTGGTTTCGCCAACGGCTGATGCCAGAGTGTGCATTACCGTCAGCGCAAGGAGACCCTTGTCAGGTTCCCTGCCTGCGATGGGATGAGCAGCACGACCCCGCATTGAATGCGCTACGTAGCCAGATTCGCCATGATTTAAGCCACTTTGAGGGCAACGCGCAGGCCATTCGGCTGGTGCATTCACTGCTGAAACTGAACCTTACCTATGCGCAGGTTGCCTGCATCCTGAAATACACCCGTCCGGCCTATTGGGCGCAGGCGGTGCCGGAACAGTACGACTACCTGATGAAAAAGCCCGGGTTTTATCTTTCAGAGGAAGCCTTTGTCGCGCAGTTGCGCAGCGAGCTCGGAATGGGCGAATTTCATCGCCATCCGCTGACATACATTATGGAAGCGGCGGATGATATCTCCTACTGCATTGCCGATTTGGAGGATGCGGTGGAGAAGAAAATTGTGACCTATCAGCAATTGTATGAGCGCCTGGAGCAGGCCTGGGGCACTCGCGCGGAAAAAGATGTTTTTAGTCATACCATCGAGCGCGCCTACGCCGAGCGCAAGCATATGCAAGGTCGCAGTGAGAGCGATCAGTTCTTTATGAAGCTGCGGGTGAATGTGGTTAACACCCTGGTGGGCTACGTTACCCGGCGTTTCATTGAACACCTGCCCGCGCTGTATGACGGCAGTTTTAATCATTCATTGTTAGAAGAGAGCAAAGATGACTACGGGCGGTTATTAAAGATTTTTAAAGATGTCGCCAGAAAGTTTGTTTTTAACCATCACGAAGTGGAGCAGCTGGAGCTACAGGGCGATCGCATAATCCGTGGCTTATTGGATATTTACAGCCCATTGCTGCATATGCCGCATGCTGACTTCTGCCAGTTGGTTGCCGAGGAGACTCACCCGCGCTATCCGATAGAAACCCGGCTATACCATAAGCTCTCCAGTAAACACTGCCATGCTTATCGTGAGGCGACACGCGCGTTGTCTGCCTTATCAACGCCTGAACAGGTCATCTGGGAATACTATTATCGCGCGCGTTTGATATTGGATTACATCAGCGGGATGACCGATTTATATGCCTATGATGAGTACCGCCGGTTGATGGCGACCGATTGA
- the clcA gene encoding H(+)/Cl(-) exchange transporter ClcA, producing the protein MSALSAFFSSVVGRHHAAMVILVMAALVGTVVGFLGVGFNLAVNSVLHVRLALLSAPEASPWRWPLGVLVSAVLAMSGYWLVRRIAPEAGGSGIPEIEGALAGVRPVRWWRVLPVKFFGGMGTLGAGMVLGREGPTVQLGGNVGGMLASLLPGQQPDARHTLLATGAAAGLAAAFNAPLAGILFIIEEMRAQFRYNPVSIKAVFVGVIMASMVYRLLEGDQAVIAVGHLAPVSLRSLWLYVLLGCVAGAVGTLLNALVLWAQALFLRFHAHSMPRFLLTGLVAGGVSGLLTLVFPAATGGGFTLISTAATAHISISGLLAIFLARVAMTLLCFCSGAPGGIFAPMLSLGALLGAAFGASCTLLLPAASLVVGTCAVVGMGALFAACVRAPLTGIVLVLEMTDNYSVLFPMIIACFAATLVAQLLGGQPLYSAILARTLARQSAETPPCVAVVGIKS; encoded by the coding sequence ATGTCTGCGTTGTCTGCGTTTTTCTCTTCTGTGGTGGGGCGTCATCACGCCGCTATGGTGATTTTGGTGATGGCTGCGCTGGTTGGCACGGTCGTGGGGTTTCTCGGGGTAGGGTTCAATCTGGCAGTCAATAGTGTGCTGCATGTGCGACTTGCCCTGCTCTCGGCGCCAGAGGCGTCGCCCTGGCGCTGGCCGCTTGGCGTGCTGGTATCGGCCGTGCTGGCGATGAGTGGTTATTGGTTAGTGCGCCGTATCGCCCCGGAAGCCGGGGGCTCGGGCATCCCTGAAATCGAAGGTGCGCTCGCCGGTGTGCGTCCGGTTCGCTGGTGGCGGGTGCTGCCGGTAAAATTTTTTGGCGGCATGGGCACGCTGGGTGCCGGGATGGTTTTGGGGCGAGAGGGCCCGACGGTGCAACTGGGCGGGAACGTTGGCGGCATGCTGGCAAGCCTGTTGCCGGGCCAGCAGCCGGATGCGCGGCATACTCTGCTGGCTACCGGTGCTGCGGCGGGTCTGGCGGCGGCTTTTAATGCGCCGCTGGCCGGAATTCTGTTTATTATCGAAGAGATGCGGGCGCAGTTTCGCTATAACCCTGTCTCGATTAAAGCGGTATTTGTCGGCGTCATCATGGCCAGTATGGTATATCGCCTGCTGGAAGGGGATCAGGCGGTGATAGCGGTGGGTCATCTGGCACCGGTGTCGCTAAGGTCGCTGTGGCTTTACGTGCTGCTTGGTTGCGTAGCGGGGGCGGTGGGCACCTTATTGAATGCTTTGGTACTGTGGGCGCAGGCGCTTTTTTTACGTTTTCACGCTCACTCGATGCCGCGCTTTTTGCTGACTGGCCTGGTGGCTGGCGGGGTGTCCGGTTTGCTGACGCTGGTTTTCCCGGCTGCGACCGGCGGTGGCTTTACATTAATTTCGACGGCGGCGACTGCACACATCAGCATCAGTGGGTTACTGGCTATTTTTCTGGCGCGGGTCGCGATGACGTTGCTGTGTTTTTGCTCGGGTGCGCCGGGCGGCATTTTTGCCCCGATGCTGTCGCTGGGCGCGTTGCTGGGGGCGGCGTTTGGCGCGAGCTGTACGTTATTGCTTCCAGCGGCGTCACTGGTCGTTGGGACATGTGCCGTCGTAGGTATGGGGGCGTTGTTTGCTGCCTGCGTGCGAGCTCCTTTGACCGGTATCGTGCTGGTGCTGGAGATGACGGACAATTATTCCGTACTCTTCCCGATGATTATCGCCTGCTTTGCTGCCACGCTGGTGGCGCAGTTGCTCGGTGGGCAGCCGCTTTATTCGGCGATTTTGGCCCGCACGCTGGCGCGCCAGTCGGCAGAGACGCCCCCATGCGTTGCTGTCGTTGGGATCAAATCTTGA
- the btuF gene encoding vitamin B12 ABC transporter substrate-binding protein BtuF, with the protein MRRRPKVLATLARTLAWVALALYQTGAGAQGIAQRVISLAPHATEMAFAAGLGEQLVGVSAWSDYPAAAANIEQVANWQGINLERIVALKPDLVLAWREGNAQRPLEQLASLGITVRYLDPTTLEDIPRELEELAQYSPHPEQARQAAARFRQQQQALTERYQRHQNAATAEPMPLTPIPIKVFLQFGSQPLFTSSGATLQSQLVSLCGGRNIFADSAVAWPQVSREQVIRRQPQAIVVSGTPDMAAQVNAFWQPQLNASVIAINQDWFSRSGPRLMLAAEDLCQRLAALTQP; encoded by the coding sequence ATGCGGCGACGACCAAAGGTGCTCGCGACGCTCGCCCGCACACTGGCATGGGTTGCGCTGGCGTTATACCAGACTGGCGCTGGCGCGCAGGGCATTGCACAACGCGTCATCAGCCTTGCGCCCCATGCAACAGAAATGGCGTTCGCCGCCGGACTGGGAGAACAACTGGTCGGTGTCAGCGCCTGGTCGGACTATCCTGCTGCCGCTGCGAATATTGAGCAGGTTGCCAACTGGCAAGGCATTAATCTGGAGCGTATTGTCGCACTCAAGCCGGATTTAGTGCTGGCCTGGCGTGAAGGCAATGCCCAGCGTCCGCTTGAGCAGTTAGCCTCACTGGGCATCACCGTCCGCTATCTTGACCCGACCACGCTTGAAGATATTCCGCGTGAGCTTGAGGAACTGGCGCAGTACAGCCCACACCCGGAGCAGGCCAGACAAGCGGCAGCGCGTTTTCGCCAGCAGCAGCAGGCGCTGACCGAGCGTTATCAACGCCATCAGAATGCCGCAACCGCCGAACCGATGCCGCTCACGCCCATACCGATAAAGGTGTTCCTGCAATTTGGCAGCCAGCCGCTATTCACCTCATCCGGCGCGACGCTGCAAAGCCAGTTGGTCAGCCTGTGCGGTGGCCGCAATATTTTTGCAGATAGCGCGGTTGCCTGGCCGCAGGTCAGCCGCGAGCAGGTTATCCGTCGCCAGCCGCAGGCGATTGTCGTCAGTGGCACGCCGGACATGGCCGCGCAGGTCAATGCCTTCTGGCAACCGCAGTTGAATGCCAGCGTCATCGCGATTAACCAGGACTGGTTTAGTCGCAGCGGCCCCAGATTGATGCTGGCCGCCGAAGACCTTTGTCAGCGATTAGCCGCACTCACTCAGCCATAG
- the mtnN gene encoding 5'-methylthioadenosine/S-adenosylhomocysteine nucleosidase encodes MKVGIIGAMEQEVTLLRDQIQHRQTFQRAGCEIYSGQLHGVEVALLKSGIGKVSAALGTTLLLEHCQPDMVINTGSAGGLAPSLHVGDIVVSDEVRYHDADVTAFGYVPGQMAGCPAAFSADEKLITLAQNAIAHLQLHAVRGLVVSGDAFINGKEPLARIRQTFPQAIAVEMEATAIGHVCHQFGVPFVVVRAISDVADQASHLSFDEFLATAAQQSTRMVEVMLQTLAQPQHAS; translated from the coding sequence ATGAAAGTTGGCATTATTGGTGCGATGGAGCAAGAAGTCACGCTGTTAAGAGATCAAATCCAGCACCGTCAGACTTTTCAACGCGCAGGATGTGAAATCTACAGCGGCCAGTTGCATGGCGTTGAGGTGGCGTTGCTGAAATCCGGCATCGGCAAAGTGTCGGCAGCACTCGGCACGACATTGCTGCTGGAGCACTGCCAGCCTGATATGGTCATCAACACCGGTTCCGCCGGGGGGCTTGCGCCTTCACTGCATGTTGGCGATATCGTCGTGTCTGATGAAGTACGCTACCACGATGCCGATGTCACCGCCTTCGGTTACGTCCCCGGCCAGATGGCGGGCTGCCCGGCGGCCTTCAGTGCCGATGAGAAACTCATCACGCTGGCGCAAAACGCAATTGCCCATCTACAGCTGCATGCCGTGCGTGGGCTGGTGGTAAGCGGTGATGCCTTTATCAACGGTAAAGAACCGCTGGCGCGCATCCGCCAGACCTTCCCGCAGGCGATTGCCGTTGAGATGGAAGCCACCGCTATCGGCCACGTGTGCCACCAGTTTGGCGTGCCGTTTGTGGTGGTACGCGCGATTTCCGACGTTGCGGATCAGGCCTCTCACCTGAGCTTTGACGAGTTTCTGGCTACCGCCGCGCAGCAATCGACCCGCATGGTGGAAGTGATGCTGCAAACACTGGCACAGCCGCAGCACGCCAGTTGA
- the degP gene encoding serine endoprotease DegP gives MKRKPLMLSALALGLAMAMTGITGVAVAAQTVSSSSSQLPSLAPMLENVMPSVVNISIEGHTPAQQNQTLPQSQPPLLGDNTPFCQEGSPFQSSPMCQGEEEDERDEGATGGGPQQTFQALGAGVIINAAKGYVVTNNHVVENADKIQVHLNDGRNYEAKIIGRDPRSDVALIQLQDFRNLTEIKLADSDQLRVGDYAVAIGNPYGLGETATSGIISALGRSGLNIENYEDFIQTDAAINRGNSGGALVNLQGELIGLNTAILAPGGGNIGIGFAIPSNIVKNLTNQIVEFGEVKRGELGIVATELNSDLARAMKVDAQRGTFVSQIQPGSAAAKAGIKAGDVIVSMNGKPVGSFSALRAQLGSMPVGSQLTLGVLREGKPMSLDVTLEPGSPSPVASGNLDSAIAGAELSNIEINGHKGVKVDNVKADSAAASIGLKPGDIILGVNQQPVENLGELRKIIDSKPPLLALNIRRGESDLYLLIQ, from the coding sequence CTGAAAAGAAAACCCTTGATGCTGAGTGCGCTGGCGCTTGGTTTGGCGATGGCAATGACCGGTATAACTGGCGTTGCCGTTGCTGCACAAACCGTTTCGTCGTCCTCTTCTCAGCTACCGAGCCTGGCCCCAATGCTGGAGAATGTTATGCCGTCGGTGGTAAATATCTCTATCGAGGGTCATACCCCCGCGCAGCAAAACCAGACATTACCGCAATCGCAGCCGCCACTTTTAGGTGATAACACCCCATTTTGTCAGGAAGGTTCACCTTTCCAGTCTTCGCCAATGTGTCAGGGAGAAGAGGAGGATGAGCGCGACGAGGGTGCGACAGGCGGTGGGCCGCAGCAGACCTTTCAGGCGTTAGGCGCGGGGGTGATTATCAACGCGGCCAAAGGCTATGTTGTCACCAATAATCATGTGGTGGAGAACGCCGACAAGATTCAGGTGCATCTTAACGATGGCCGTAACTATGAGGCGAAGATAATCGGTAGAGACCCGCGCTCAGACGTGGCGCTCATTCAACTGCAAGATTTCCGCAATTTAACGGAAATTAAACTGGCCGATTCCGATCAATTACGGGTGGGGGATTATGCTGTTGCGATCGGTAATCCGTATGGGTTAGGGGAGACGGCGACATCGGGCATTATCTCCGCGCTGGGGCGCAGCGGGCTTAACATCGAAAACTACGAGGATTTTATTCAGACCGATGCCGCCATTAACCGGGGGAATTCGGGCGGTGCGCTGGTGAATTTGCAGGGCGAGTTAATTGGTTTAAATACCGCTATTTTAGCTCCAGGTGGCGGCAATATCGGTATTGGTTTCGCCATTCCCAGCAATATCGTGAAAAATCTGACCAATCAGATAGTGGAATTTGGCGAAGTTAAACGCGGCGAGCTTGGCATTGTGGCAACGGAATTGAATTCCGATCTGGCCCGCGCGATGAAGGTAGACGCCCAGCGTGGCACCTTTGTCAGCCAGATACAGCCTGGCTCTGCGGCGGCAAAAGCCGGTATTAAAGCCGGTGATGTTATTGTCTCGATGAATGGCAAACCTGTCGGCAGTTTCTCTGCGCTCCGCGCCCAACTTGGTTCAATGCCGGTAGGCAGTCAACTGACATTAGGGGTTCTCCGTGAAGGTAAGCCGATGTCGCTTGATGTGACGCTTGAGCCAGGCAGCCCATCGCCGGTTGCGTCGGGCAATCTGGATTCTGCTATTGCGGGTGCCGAGCTGAGTAATATCGAGATAAATGGCCATAAAGGGGTGAAAGTCGATAACGTCAAAGCAGATTCCGCCGCTGCAAGTATTGGCCTTAAACCGGGCGACATCATCCTGGGTGTGAATCAGCAGCCGGTCGAGAATTTGGGGGAACTGCGCAAAATTATCGACAGTAAACCCCCGCTACTGGCGCTGAATATTCGTCGCGGCGAGAGCGATCTTTACCTGCTGATTCAATAA
- the erpA gene encoding iron-sulfur cluster insertion protein ErpA — MSDDVALPLQFTEAAANKVKLLIADEENPELKLRVYITGGGCSGFQYGFTFDDKVNEGDMTIEKQGVALVVDPMSLQYLIGGSVDYTEGLEGSRFVVSNPNAKTTCGCGSSFSI, encoded by the coding sequence ATGAGCGATGACGTAGCACTGCCTCTGCAATTTACCGAAGCGGCGGCAAATAAGGTGAAACTCCTGATTGCCGATGAAGAAAACCCTGAGCTGAAACTGCGTGTGTATATCACCGGCGGCGGTTGCAGCGGTTTTCAGTACGGTTTCACCTTTGATGACAAGGTGAATGAAGGGGATATGACTATCGAGAAACAGGGTGTTGCTCTGGTCGTTGACCCAATGAGCCTACAGTATCTGATTGGCGGTTCAGTGGATTATACCGAAGGGCTGGAAGGCTCACGCTTTGTGGTGAGTAACCCGAATGCGAAAACCACGTGTGGTTGTGGCTCTTCATTTAGTATCTGA